From uncultured Pseudodesulfovibrio sp.:
ATGGGGCGTGTTTTTCCGGAGTAAGAGGTGGAACACTTTTTGTAGTACAACTTTTTGGGCGTTGAATTATTGTTATAAGAAAATATTTCAGCCTCGACTCTCTGTGACCTTTCGCTTATGAACAAAGGCGATGGTTTTCCTCCTTTTGAGGAGACTGTATAGCTTGATAAAATCAATGGAATCAAAGGTGTTAATATGAGCAAAGAGTACCCTCGCCTCGCTTTGATTGGAGCCGGATATTGGGGAAAAAATCTCATCAGAAATTTTCATAGCCTCGATTGTCTTGATCTGATCTGTGATAGGAGTGCGGAACATCTTGCCCTTTTTCAGAAGCAGTATCCTGGTTTGGAAGCCTGTCAGACATTGAGAGAAGTGCTTGAGCGTGATGACATTGATGCTGTCGCCATTTCTACTCCGGCCGAGTTTCATTTTGAACAGGCCCGTGAAGTGCTTTTGGCTGGTAAGCATGTGTTTGTGGAAAAGCCGTTGGCCTTGAAGGATTCCGATGCTGCCATCTTGATTGAGTTGGCCGGAGAACGGGGATTGACGTTGATGGTTGGTCATCTGCTTCAATATCATTCTGTTTTCCGGGCACTCAAAAATTTGGTGGCACACGGTGAACTCGGCCGTATTAATTATATTTATTCAAATCGCCTTAATCTAGGTAAAATCAGACGCGAGGAGAATATCCTCTGGTCTTTCGCGCCCCATGATATTTCCATGATTCTCTCTTTGGCAGGAGAGGCCCCCGATTCCATCATGGCTACGGGTGGTAATTTCCTTCATCGTGAGATCGCTGACGTGACCACGACTCATCTGACTTTTCCGTCCGGGATGCAGGCACATTTGTTCGTATCCTGGCTGCACCCGTACAAAGAACAGAAATTGGTCGTGGTCGGTGAAAAGAAAATGGCTCTTTTTGACGATACAAAGCCGTGGGGTGAAAAGCTGTTGTTGTATCCGCACACGATCAGCTGGGAAAATAATATCCCAGTTCCAGATCAGGCCGAGGCCCAGAAGGTTGAGGTCTCGGAAAGTGAGCCGCTGCGTGCCGAGTGCGAGCATTTTCTGGAGTGTGTAGCTCAAGGCAAAGTGCCGCTGACGGACGGAGAAGAAGCCCTTCGGGTTTTGAGTGTGTTGAACAGTGCGCAGGAGTCCATGAATCAGGGTGGGAAGAAAGTCTTTCCTGAATCCGTTGCAGGACAATCTCCCTCGGCTGATGCAAGGGTACATCCTTCGGCCTGCATAGATGAAGACGTAACTATTGGCTCCGGCACCCGCATTTGGCATTTTAGTCATGTGTTGAAAGCGAGTTCCATCGGTGCCAACTGCAATGTCGGGCAGAATGTCGTCATTGGTCCCCGTGTGCAGATTGGTGATGGATGCAAGATTCAAAATAATGTTTCGGTCTACGAAGGTGTCACTCTTGAGGACGATGTCTTTTGTGGTCCGTCCATGGTTTTTACCAATGTGATCAATCCCAGATGTCATATTCCGCGACTCTCGGAGATTAAGCCAACGTTGGTTCGCAAGGGGGCCACCCTAGGCGCCAATTGTACCATTGTTTGCGGTCACATTCTCGGTGAATACGCTTTTGTCGGAGCAGGTGCAGTGGTAACGCAGGACGTTCCCGCTCATGGTATGATGGTGGGCAATCCTGCTGTTTTGAAAGGGTGGATGTGCAAGTGCGGGACGCGTCTTTCTTCCGACTTCAACTGCCCGGCCTGTGGTGCTCAGTATGCAGAAAAAGGAACGGGACTTCATCAAGTGGAGAAATTGTCGTGACCTTGGAATTGCCTGTTGATGCGGGACTTTTTCCCCGCAGAGTGACCTTGGAATTGACGAATCGCTGCAATTTGAGCTGCACGTTTTGCCCACGGCAATTTATGGAAAAAGACCGTGGGTTCATGGATTTTGAATTGGCTCAAGACTTGATCCTTGAAATGAAGGATCATGCACCGGTTACGGTTGTCCCATTTTTTCGGGGTGAAAGCCTGCTGCATCCTCAATGGTATGATATCCTCCGCCTTATTCAGGATCATGAAGTCGGAGAGATTCAGTTTACAACCAATGCTTCACTGTTGAACGCGAAAAATAGTGAACGAATTCTTGATCTTGACCTTTCTTTTATTTCGTTCTCTCTTGATACTTTAGACCCTGTTCTTTATGCCGCCAGTCGTCGAGGAGCAGATCTCGACAAGGTAACGAACAATGTTTTGAAGTTTTTGAAAATGAGAGACGAGTGTGGTTCTAGTACTCAGGTACAGGTCAGCGCGGTGGAAACGCAGGCGCACAAGGTCGGCATGGATGCGTTCGTGAAATACTGGCGTGAAAAAGTGGACCGGGTGCGTGTCTATGCGGAACATTCTTCCGATGGTCATCCAGGAAGTATTGACGAGGAACTGCCAACGTTTGAAAAGCGTTTGCCATGTCATAAACCGTTTAGTGACATGGTTGTATATTGGAATGGACAGACGGCCTGCTGCAATCATGATTGGACTCGGCTGGTCAACGGTGTCCCGTTAGGCGATGTTGGCACCGATGGTATTGCTGCTGTCTGGCAAGGTGAATCATATGCACGGTTGCGCAAAATGCATATGGAGAGTCATCTTAATGGGGTTGTGCCTTGTGATGGGTGCGATCATTGGAAGATGTATTATATGGAAAATGGTTTTCTTGGTAGAACTTATACCCAAAGAGGGTAACTCCAGTGTTTAGAATTCCTCTTATTAAGCCGTTTGTGCCTGATGAACTCAAGGAAAAGGTGTTTGGCGTACTTGAATCAGGCTATCTTACGGAAGGCCCGGTTACCCGAGAGTTTGAGAAGGGGATCGCCGAAAAGGTCGGTGCGAAACATTGTCTTGCCGTCACATCCTGCACGACGGGATTGGAATTAGCTTTAAGGGCTATTGGTGTTGGGCCGGGCGATGAAGTCATTGTCCCGGATTACACTTATCCGGCTACTGCGAGTGTGGTGAATATTGTTGGAGCGACCTGTGTGATCGTGGATGTTGATCCGCAGACCATGCTCATCGACTATGATGCATTGGAGTCGGCAGTTACTCCGCTCACGAAGGCCGTGATTCCGGTTTCCCTGTTCGGCAATCCTCTGGATTGGGACAGGTTGAATGTGCTGAAAAAGGAACACGGACTTTTCATGGTGGAAGACGCCGCGTGTGCCCTTGGTTCTTCGTTCGGGGGAATCAGGACTGGTACCCTGGCTGACATCTCCGTCTTTAGTCATCATCCTCGCAAGTTTATCACCACGGGTGAAGGCGGGACCG
This genomic window contains:
- a CDS encoding Gfo/Idh/MocA family oxidoreductase, translating into MSKEYPRLALIGAGYWGKNLIRNFHSLDCLDLICDRSAEHLALFQKQYPGLEACQTLREVLERDDIDAVAISTPAEFHFEQAREVLLAGKHVFVEKPLALKDSDAAILIELAGERGLTLMVGHLLQYHSVFRALKNLVAHGELGRINYIYSNRLNLGKIRREENILWSFAPHDISMILSLAGEAPDSIMATGGNFLHREIADVTTTHLTFPSGMQAHLFVSWLHPYKEQKLVVVGEKKMALFDDTKPWGEKLLLYPHTISWENNIPVPDQAEAQKVEVSESEPLRAECEHFLECVAQGKVPLTDGEEALRVLSVLNSAQESMNQGGKKVFPESVAGQSPSADARVHPSACIDEDVTIGSGTRIWHFSHVLKASSIGANCNVGQNVVIGPRVQIGDGCKIQNNVSVYEGVTLEDDVFCGPSMVFTNVINPRCHIPRLSEIKPTLVRKGATLGANCTIVCGHILGEYAFVGAGAVVTQDVPAHGMMVGNPAVLKGWMCKCGTRLSSDFNCPACGAQYAEKGTGLHQVEKLS
- a CDS encoding radical SAM/SPASM domain-containing protein, which codes for MTLELPVDAGLFPRRVTLELTNRCNLSCTFCPRQFMEKDRGFMDFELAQDLILEMKDHAPVTVVPFFRGESLLHPQWYDILRLIQDHEVGEIQFTTNASLLNAKNSERILDLDLSFISFSLDTLDPVLYAASRRGADLDKVTNNVLKFLKMRDECGSSTQVQVSAVETQAHKVGMDAFVKYWREKVDRVRVYAEHSSDGHPGSIDEELPTFEKRLPCHKPFSDMVVYWNGQTACCNHDWTRLVNGVPLGDVGTDGIAAVWQGESYARLRKMHMESHLNGVVPCDGCDHWKMYYMENGFLGRTYTQRG
- a CDS encoding DegT/DnrJ/EryC1/StrS family aminotransferase, with translation MFRIPLIKPFVPDELKEKVFGVLESGYLTEGPVTREFEKGIAEKVGAKHCLAVTSCTTGLELALRAIGVGPGDEVIVPDYTYPATASVVNIVGATCVIVDVDPQTMLIDYDALESAVTPLTKAVIPVSLFGNPLDWDRLNVLKKEHGLFMVEDAACALGSSFGGIRTGTLADISVFSHHPRKFITTGEGGTVTTDNDDWAEWMESYKHFGMQGNSSRLGCEFVQAGTNYKLSDVLSGIGVAQLRHMDELLTERRALATFYSENFAGCETVQLPKITQSGEHSWQTMCVFVKDRNRVMEEMRNQGIEVQIGTYSLSMHRAFNQNPDCRIMGDMAGSLYAFNHALALPLYHGMTEAEQVEVIDMLKDAIG